The Anolis carolinensis isolate JA03-04 chromosome 2, rAnoCar3.1.pri, whole genome shotgun sequence genome has a window encoding:
- the naa10 gene encoding N-alpha-acetyltransferase 10 produces MNIRNARPEDLMNMQHCNLLCLPENYQMKYYFYHGLSWPQLSYIAEDENGKIVGYVLAKMEEDPDDVPHGHITSLAVKRSHRRLGLAQKLMDQASRAMIENFNAKYVSLHVRKSNRAALHLYSNTLNFQISEVEPKYYADGEDAYAMKRDLTQMAEELRRQVELKEKSKHSVLGSIENKGSDHKANHVGECCRDDKCPGAVAGGGPGAEDSGDSKDVSEVSEATESTDVKDSSEASDSAS; encoded by the exons ATGAACATCCGGAATGCGCGG CCGGAAGACCTGATGAACATGCAGCACTGCAACCTCCTTTGCTTGCCAGAGAACTATCAGATGAAATATTACTTCTACCATGGACTCTCCTGGCCTCAG CTCTCGTATATTGCCGAGGATGAGAATGGCAAGATTGTAGGATATGTGCTGGCTAAAAT GGAAGAAGACCCTGATGACGTTCCCCATGGACACATTACATCCTTG GCGGTCAAGAGGTCCCACCGACGCCTGGGCTTGGCTCAAAAACTGATGGATCAAGCCTCGCGTGCCATGATTGAGAACTTCAATGCCAAGTACGTCTCACTCCACGTGCGCAAGAG CAACCGAGCGGCCCTACATCTTTATTCCAATACTCTCAATTTTCA GATCAGTGAAGTGGAGCCTAAATATTATGCCGATGGGGAAGATGCGTACGCTATGAAACGGGACTTGACACAGATGGCAGAGGAG CTCCGGCGGCAGGTGGAACTGAAAGAGAAGAGCAAGCATTCTGTTTTGGGCTCCATTGAGAACAAGGGTAGTGACCACAAGGCCAACCATGTGGGCGAGTGCTGCCGGGATGACAAATGCCCAGGAGCTGTGGCGGGTGGTGGGCCCGGAGCCGAAGACAGTGGGGACAGCAAGGATGTCAGTGAGGTCAGCGAAGCCACAGAGAGCACAGACGTCAAGGACAGCTCAGAAGCATCTGACTCAGCCTCATAG